From Streptomyces sp. CMB-StM0423, a single genomic window includes:
- a CDS encoding L-rhamnose mutarotase, giving the protein MRIALRTQVRADRIEEYEAAHREVPGELTAAIRGSGATSWTIWRSGTDLFHVIECEDYARLLAELEHLPVNVAWQARMAELLDVVHDYTDEGSSAGLPVVWEL; this is encoded by the coding sequence ATGAGGATCGCGCTGCGCACGCAGGTCCGCGCCGACCGCATCGAGGAGTACGAGGCCGCCCACCGCGAGGTCCCCGGGGAGCTGACGGCGGCCATCCGCGGCTCCGGCGCCACCTCCTGGACCATCTGGCGCAGCGGCACCGACCTCTTCCACGTCATCGAGTGCGAGGACTACGCCCGCCTCCTCGCCGAGCTGGAACACCTTCCGGTGAACGTCGCCTGGCAGGCCCGCATGGCCGAACTCCTGGACGTGGTCCACGACTACACCGACGAGGGCAGCAGCGCGGGCCTCCCCGTCGTCTGGGAACTCTGA
- a CDS encoding TetR/AcrR family transcriptional regulator: MDTAVSSTGARARTRRAILDAGTAVLAQNPTASLADVAAAAGVGRTTVHRYFAERSDLVAAIGTDVLDKIAAATDRARPDDGPALTALERICQEYFELGESLAIAFDDSLAGTWNWDDWDEETEADQALARLVDRGREEGTLDGRLDTDWIVQILWSLLYVAWQRKRGGDTKHNALSLCLYTLRKSVGAPS, translated from the coding sequence ATGGACACCGCAGTGAGCAGCACCGGCGCGCGGGCCAGGACACGGCGCGCCATCCTCGACGCCGGCACCGCCGTGCTCGCCCAGAACCCGACGGCCTCGCTGGCCGACGTGGCGGCGGCGGCGGGCGTCGGGCGCACCACGGTGCACCGCTACTTCGCCGAGCGCTCCGACCTGGTCGCCGCCATCGGCACGGACGTCCTCGACAAGATCGCCGCCGCGACCGACCGCGCCCGCCCCGACGACGGCCCCGCGCTCACCGCGCTGGAGCGGATCTGCCAGGAGTACTTCGAGCTGGGCGAGAGCCTGGCGATCGCCTTCGACGACTCGCTGGCCGGGACGTGGAACTGGGACGACTGGGACGAGGAGACGGAGGCGGACCAGGCGCTGGCCAGGCTCGTCGACCGCGGCCGCGAGGAAGGCACGCTGGACGGCCGGCTGGACACCGACTGGATCGTCCAGATCCTCTGGTCGCTGCTGTACGTCGCGTGGCAGCGCAAGCGCGGCGGTGACACCAAGCACAACGCGCTCAGCCTGTGCCTCTACACCCTGCGGAAGTCCGTGGGCGCGCCGTCTTAG
- a CDS encoding DUF397 domain-containing protein, whose product MRADPPTFRSGIPAAELGTEGWQKPWSGTNGGSCVEAKRLPDGSVALRQSTDPTGPALVYTREEMVAFLQGAKDGQADYLVD is encoded by the coding sequence ATGCGAGCCGACCCCCCAACCTTCCGCAGCGGCATCCCGGCTGCCGAACTCGGCACCGAGGGCTGGCAGAAGCCCTGGAGCGGCACCAACGGCGGAAGCTGCGTCGAGGCCAAGCGCCTGCCCGACGGCAGCGTCGCCCTCCGCCAGTCCACCGATCCGACGGGACCTGCCCTCGTCTACACCAGGGAAGAGATGGTCGCCTTCCTCCAGGGCGCCAAGGACGGCCAGGCCGACTACCTCGTCGACTGA
- a CDS encoding ABC transporter ATP-binding protein → MSVPESVRILWSFARPHRRVLALGLLLALAGSALGLASPMVTKWVLDSLADDASLAGPVVTLLVLMVVGAVLGHRQWVLLGAVGERVVLEARESMVRRFFRATVPGVTARPPGELVSRAVSDTTLLHSSASGAIVGLVNGVVMLVGTLAMMALLDLVLLATTVASVIVVVVLFATLMPGIARAEEQAQEHVGRLGGRLEGALRAVRTVKASGAEERQADRIAQEARSAADHGLKAIRLEAAVWVIAWTGIELAIILILGIGAWRVDAGSLEVSGLIAFLLYAFGLMGPVTELSEHTSELQSGIAAAKRIRAVDELATEEESAGTAADAPAKQAAAPRGAADERAGAQDEQRGARPGGPAYGGSGGGAVLELRGVTAAYGPGVEPAVRGIDLAVPRRGHLAIVGPSGAGKTTLLSLILRFLEPQEGELALDGRPYRELSHAAIRSRLAYVEQDTPVVPGTIRDNLLFSRPDAGEEDLRRVLRDVRLAEKVDGLDDGLDTELSATAVSGGERQRIALARALLREPDVLLLDEATAQLDALTEAAVHECIRTRARTGAVVTIAHRLSTVIDADTIVVMESGRIRARGTHGELLDADVLYRDLVEALRITSAGSGAAAPAGHAAAPVTVAAPGAPQRTG, encoded by the coding sequence ATGAGTGTTCCGGAAAGCGTGCGCATCCTCTGGTCGTTCGCCAGGCCCCACCGGCGGGTGCTGGCGCTCGGACTGCTGCTGGCCCTGGCCGGCTCCGCTCTCGGCCTCGCGTCCCCGATGGTGACGAAGTGGGTGCTGGACTCCCTCGCCGACGACGCCTCGCTCGCCGGCCCGGTCGTCACGCTGCTGGTGCTGATGGTCGTCGGCGCGGTGCTCGGGCACCGGCAGTGGGTGCTGCTCGGCGCCGTCGGCGAGCGCGTGGTGCTGGAGGCGCGCGAGTCGATGGTGCGCCGCTTCTTCCGGGCCACGGTGCCGGGCGTGACCGCCCGGCCGCCCGGCGAGCTGGTCTCCCGCGCCGTCTCGGACACGACGCTGCTGCACTCGTCGGCCTCGGGCGCGATCGTCGGCCTGGTCAACGGCGTGGTCATGCTGGTCGGCACGCTGGCGATGATGGCCCTGCTGGACCTCGTGCTGCTCGCGACCACGGTCGCGTCGGTGATCGTCGTCGTGGTCCTCTTCGCCACCCTGATGCCCGGCATCGCGCGGGCGGAGGAGCAGGCGCAGGAGCACGTCGGCAGGCTCGGCGGGCGGCTCGAAGGCGCGCTGCGCGCGGTGCGCACGGTCAAGGCCAGCGGCGCCGAGGAGCGCCAGGCCGACCGGATAGCACAGGAGGCCAGGTCCGCGGCCGACCACGGGCTCAAGGCGATCCGGCTGGAGGCGGCGGTCTGGGTGATCGCCTGGACGGGCATCGAGCTGGCGATCATCCTGATCCTCGGCATCGGCGCCTGGCGCGTGGACGCCGGGTCCCTGGAGGTCTCCGGGCTCATCGCCTTCCTCCTCTACGCCTTCGGGCTGATGGGTCCCGTGACGGAGCTGAGCGAGCACACCTCGGAGCTGCAGTCGGGGATCGCCGCGGCCAAACGCATCCGCGCGGTGGACGAGCTGGCCACCGAGGAGGAGTCGGCGGGTACGGCGGCGGATGCGCCGGCGAAGCAGGCCGCCGCGCCCCGCGGCGCGGCGGACGAACGGGCGGGCGCGCAGGACGAACAGCGAGGCGCGCGGCCGGGCGGCCCCGCGTACGGCGGGTCCGGCGGCGGTGCCGTGCTCGAACTGCGGGGCGTCACCGCCGCGTACGGGCCGGGCGTCGAACCCGCGGTGCGCGGCATCGACCTCGCCGTGCCGCGCCGCGGGCACCTCGCCATCGTCGGCCCCTCCGGCGCCGGCAAGACGACGCTCCTGTCACTGATCCTGCGCTTCCTGGAGCCCCAGGAGGGCGAACTCGCGCTGGACGGGCGGCCGTACCGCGAGCTGAGCCACGCCGCGATCCGCTCCCGGCTGGCGTACGTGGAGCAGGACACCCCGGTCGTCCCTGGCACCATCCGGGACAACCTGCTGTTCTCCCGCCCCGACGCCGGGGAGGAGGACCTGCGCCGCGTGCTGCGCGACGTGCGGCTGGCCGAGAAGGTCGACGGCCTCGACGACGGGCTGGACACCGAGCTGTCCGCCACCGCCGTCTCCGGCGGCGAGCGACAGCGCATCGCGCTGGCCCGCGCGCTGCTGCGCGAGCCCGACGTGCTGCTGCTGGACGAGGCCACGGCCCAGCTCGACGCGCTCACCGAGGCCGCGGTCCACGAGTGCATACGCACCCGGGCGCGGACCGGCGCCGTCGTCACGATCGCCCACCGGCTGTCGACCGTGATCGACGCGGACACCATCGTGGTGATGGAGTCCGGCCGGATCCGCGCCCGCGGCACACACGGCGAACTGCTCGACGCCGACGTGCTCTACCGCGACCTGGTGGAGGCGCTGCGGATCACCTCGGCGGGATCGGGGGCCGCTGCGCCCGCCGGTCACGCAGCGGCCCCCGTCACCGTCGCCGCCCCCGGTGCGCCTCAGCGCACCGGGTAG
- a CDS encoding amino acid permease, whose translation MSQAPVSTAGTSRRKDDDAHLRDLGYEPELARRMGPFGNFAISFSVISILSGCMTLYGFGLSTGGPAVMMWGWVAVGLFVLCVGMGLAEVTSAYPTSGALYYMAHQLGGPRWGWYTGWLNLLGLLGAIAGIDYGCALFIGAFFNLQWGFEPTAEKTLLIFAVILVLHMTLNLLRVRVVSILNSISVWWHLAGVAIIVGVLIVVPDHHQSAGFVFGEFTNDTGWNNPFYVTAIGLLLAQYTFSGYDASAHLSEETTQAQVSSAKGIVRAIWVSWVAGFVLLAGLTFAIQDYAGAQDSETGVPPAQIFIDAIGEGGAKALLLIVICAQLFCGNAETAATARMVFAFSRDGALPGSKMWRRVSPRTGVPTRAVVLSVAVAFCLALPSLYSETAYGAVVAINVIGITPAYAIPIYLRLRAKDRFVPGPWNLGKWSSLIGWVAVCWVAVITVVFCLPQESPVDVNSFNYASVALAAVLLLATVSWWAAGRRSYRTPVYTADPEMAELGKDLV comes from the coding sequence ATGTCACAAGCGCCGGTCAGCACCGCCGGCACGTCCCGGCGCAAGGACGACGACGCCCATCTCCGCGACCTCGGCTACGAGCCGGAACTCGCGCGGCGGATGGGCCCGTTCGGCAACTTCGCCATCTCCTTCTCGGTCATCTCGATCCTCTCCGGCTGCATGACGCTGTACGGCTTCGGGCTCAGCACCGGCGGCCCGGCCGTCATGATGTGGGGCTGGGTCGCCGTCGGCCTCTTCGTGCTCTGCGTGGGCATGGGCCTGGCCGAGGTGACCAGCGCCTACCCCACCTCCGGCGCGCTCTACTACATGGCCCACCAGCTCGGCGGCCCCCGCTGGGGCTGGTACACCGGCTGGCTCAACCTGCTCGGCCTGCTCGGCGCCATTGCCGGCATCGACTACGGCTGCGCCCTGTTCATCGGCGCGTTCTTCAACCTCCAGTGGGGCTTCGAGCCCACCGCGGAGAAGACACTGCTGATCTTCGCGGTCATCCTCGTGCTGCACATGACGCTGAACCTGCTGCGGGTGCGCGTCGTCAGCATCCTCAACTCCATCAGCGTCTGGTGGCACCTGGCCGGCGTCGCCATCATCGTCGGGGTCCTGATCGTCGTCCCCGACCACCACCAGTCGGCCGGCTTCGTCTTCGGCGAGTTCACCAACGACACCGGCTGGAACAACCCGTTCTACGTCACCGCCATCGGCCTGCTGCTCGCCCAGTACACCTTCTCCGGCTACGACGCCTCCGCGCACCTCTCCGAGGAGACCACCCAGGCCCAGGTCAGCTCCGCCAAGGGCATCGTCCGGGCGATCTGGGTCTCCTGGGTCGCCGGCTTCGTGCTGCTGGCCGGACTGACCTTCGCCATCCAGGACTACGCCGGCGCCCAGGACTCCGAAACGGGCGTGCCACCCGCGCAGATCTTCATCGACGCCATCGGCGAGGGCGGCGCCAAAGCCCTGCTGCTCATCGTCATCTGCGCCCAGCTCTTCTGCGGCAACGCCGAGACCGCCGCCACCGCGCGGATGGTCTTCGCCTTCTCCCGCGACGGTGCGCTGCCCGGCTCGAAGATGTGGCGCCGCGTCTCGCCGCGCACCGGCGTGCCCACCCGGGCGGTCGTGCTGTCGGTCGCCGTCGCGTTCTGTCTGGCGCTGCCTTCGCTGTACTCGGAGACCGCGTACGGCGCGGTCGTGGCCATCAACGTCATCGGCATCACCCCCGCCTACGCCATCCCCATCTATCTGCGGCTGCGCGCGAAGGACCGCTTCGTGCCGGGACCGTGGAACCTGGGCAAGTGGAGCTCGCTGATCGGCTGGGTCGCGGTGTGCTGGGTGGCCGTGATCACGGTGGTGTTCTGTCTGCCGCAGGAATCGCCCGTCGACGTGAACAGCTTCAACTATGCCTCGGTGGCCCTGGCCGCCGTCCTGCTGCTGGCCACCGTCTCGTGGTGGGCGGCCGGCCGGCGCTCGTACAGGACACCCGTCTACACCGCCGACCCCGAGATGGCAGAGCTCGGCAAGGACCTGGTGTGA
- a CDS encoding helix-turn-helix domain-containing protein gives MVLGKRLRHLREQAEVSFDRAAEAIDVTPLTVRRMEKAEVGLRIPYVRELLRLYGVGGAETDDFLRMAKEANQPGWWYKYRNVLPEWFRAYVSLETDATVIRIYEPHYVPGLLQTADYARTLFRVGFPHDADEDVERRVTLRTTRAGLLTAARAPAMWAVLEESVLRRPVGGPEVMRAQIDRLIEAVELPNVKMQIMPFSAGPHPGAFGPFHYFRFGFTELPDIVYTENLTGAVYVDQPEDVVGYLETLDRMAVQADPVDRTRSRLVEMRKEY, from the coding sequence ATGGTCCTGGGCAAACGGCTCCGGCACCTGCGGGAGCAGGCCGAGGTCAGCTTCGACCGGGCCGCGGAGGCCATCGACGTCACGCCGTTGACCGTGCGGCGGATGGAGAAGGCGGAAGTCGGCCTGCGCATCCCGTACGTGCGCGAGCTGCTGCGCCTCTACGGCGTCGGCGGCGCCGAGACCGACGACTTCCTCCGGATGGCCAAGGAGGCCAACCAGCCGGGGTGGTGGTACAAGTACCGCAACGTCCTTCCCGAGTGGTTCCGGGCGTACGTGAGCCTGGAGACCGACGCCACCGTCATCCGCATCTACGAGCCGCACTACGTCCCCGGGCTGCTGCAGACCGCGGACTACGCCAGGACCCTCTTCCGCGTCGGTTTCCCCCACGACGCGGACGAGGACGTCGAGCGGCGGGTGACGCTGCGGACGACCCGCGCCGGCCTGCTGACCGCCGCCAGGGCGCCCGCGATGTGGGCCGTGCTGGAGGAGTCGGTGCTGCGCCGGCCCGTCGGCGGTCCCGAGGTGATGCGGGCCCAGATAGACCGGCTGATCGAAGCCGTCGAGCTGCCGAACGTGAAGATGCAGATCATGCCGTTCTCGGCCGGACCGCACCCGGGCGCGTTCGGCCCGTTCCACTACTTCCGGTTCGGCTTCACCGAACTGCCCGACATCGTCTACACGGAGAACCTGACCGGCGCGGTCTACGTCGACCAGCCCGAGGACGTCGTCGGGTATCTGGAAACACTCGACCGGATGGCCGTCCAGGCCGATCCGGTGGACCGGACCAGGTCACGCCTGGTGGAGATGCGTAAGGAGTACTGA
- a CDS encoding GNAT family N-acetyltransferase, giving the protein MTTHDEKPTLRPARPGDAAAVARLWESAWRDAHLGHVSDALVAMRTPESFAARAAARVPETAVAEVGGEIAGFVTAGGDEVEQLFVAAEHRGTGVAALLLAEGERRVAAAGHERVWLAVVTGNARARRFYARQGWMDEGPLDYQAEGEDGPVTVPCHRYAKPVTGGGIRGA; this is encoded by the coding sequence ATGACGACGCACGACGAGAAGCCGACGCTGCGGCCCGCCCGCCCCGGGGACGCGGCGGCGGTGGCGCGCCTGTGGGAGAGCGCCTGGCGGGACGCTCACCTGGGGCATGTCTCGGACGCACTGGTGGCGATGCGCACGCCGGAGTCGTTCGCGGCCCGGGCGGCGGCGCGGGTGCCGGAGACGGCGGTCGCGGAAGTCGGCGGCGAGATCGCGGGGTTCGTGACCGCCGGAGGGGACGAGGTGGAGCAGCTCTTCGTCGCGGCGGAGCACCGCGGCACGGGCGTCGCCGCGCTGCTGCTCGCGGAGGGGGAGCGCCGGGTGGCCGCAGCGGGCCACGAGCGGGTGTGGCTGGCGGTCGTGACGGGCAACGCGCGTGCGCGCCGGTTCTACGCCCGGCAGGGCTGGATGGACGAGGGGCCGTTGGACTACCAGGCGGAGGGTGAGGACGGCCCGGTGACGGTGCCCTGCCACCGGTACGCGAAGCCGGTGACGGGCGGGGGGATACGCGGGGCGTAA
- a CDS encoding SDR family NAD(P)-dependent oxidoreductase yields MKDFDGLKAVVTGGASGIGLATALLLAERGAQVAVLDLHPGDVPPPLRGYRADVSDDASVTAAVSDAAGALRGIDVLVNNAGIGAAGTVEDNDDAEWHRVLDVNLLGVVRTTRAALRHLRRSAHPAIVNTCSVAATAGLPQRALYSATKGAVQSLTLAMAADHVREGIRVNCVNPGTADTPWIGRLLDQAPDPAAERTALHARQPMGRLVTADEVAAAIAYLASPAAGSVTGTALAVDGGMQGLRLRAPEPGK; encoded by the coding sequence ATGAAGGACTTCGACGGGCTCAAGGCCGTGGTGACCGGCGGGGCTTCGGGGATCGGGCTGGCCACCGCGCTGCTGCTCGCCGAGCGCGGCGCCCAGGTCGCCGTCCTCGACCTCCACCCCGGCGACGTACCCCCACCCCTGCGCGGCTACCGCGCGGACGTCTCCGACGACGCCTCCGTCACCGCCGCGGTCAGCGACGCGGCCGGCGCGCTGCGCGGCATCGACGTCCTGGTGAACAACGCCGGCATCGGCGCCGCCGGCACCGTCGAGGACAACGACGACGCCGAGTGGCACCGCGTGCTGGACGTCAACCTGCTGGGCGTCGTCCGCACCACCCGCGCCGCCCTGCGCCACCTGCGCCGCTCCGCGCACCCCGCGATCGTCAACACCTGCTCCGTGGCCGCCACCGCCGGCCTCCCGCAGCGCGCGCTGTACTCCGCCACCAAGGGCGCCGTGCAGTCCCTGACGCTGGCGATGGCCGCCGACCACGTACGCGAGGGCATCCGGGTCAACTGCGTGAACCCCGGCACGGCGGACACCCCGTGGATCGGCCGGCTCCTGGACCAGGCCCCCGACCCGGCCGCGGAGCGCACCGCGCTCCACGCCCGCCAGCCGATGGGCCGCCTGGTCACCGCCGACGAAGTCGCCGCCGCCATCGCCTACCTGGCGAGCCCCGCCGCGGGCTCCGTCACCGGCACCGCCCTGGCCGTCGACGGGGGCATGCAGGGCCTGCGCCTGCGCGCCCCGGAGCCCGGCAAATGA
- a CDS encoding sensor histidine kinase, translated as MSATTHPAHAGRPMRLRTLLRILAAVVTAALAALAAVGAVRELNRAGAVQDYADTLDRLQQPSFALVTELQAERRMTALHWARGPVNAAQLGNQQALTDEAAFALRELADEAPDTAVRPPLEAALRGVAGLAGVRERAAERSGDRDEALEAYTRAIEQTIAVHIRVRAHNGSLAQGSRPLTALLQAGESLALQDTLLAGAKDGRLSAADHARFAQAVGVQRFAYGTLAGPLLPGGEKARYDAVTDSKEWAEKTRIEDEVLGVSRESGSPVRLPAATAGWQETYEHLGPGLAGLATARIQALAGDADDRAGELRMTAYAIAAGGVVLVAIVLGTVLWISRTIVRRAEEVRSSALGVARRQLPQMIVRLQRGEEVDLSALPTQVAAADEFGEISNVVARLAEEVVEAARLVHEERFGFEKFAEGVTMRSVTLIFAVLRTLDELQHRYADTDPALLSELYGLDHLTVRVRRQLENLLVLSGGAVTNPHTEPVHIANLIVDAAGESRGFAQVTKEFQAEAWVVPEVAGELTHLIAELIENATTYSPSGYEVFVRATHTATGVAIEVEDKGRAPESWYFEALNGRLLDVPPYAVLAKSSDQLGLFVVGQLAQRHGVRVTLQQGRFGGVLAVVLVPSALLTGAPEQLADRTPVRKPPPGRSGPRPAKRREPTAAGLVRREPARAGGPTGPVRPIDPAPGLAPARPADDGAQGPERDRPAAPVEPEPEPEPEPEPEPEPEPGTAPAAPAAPEHVRAEEPLPVRARKPHPEPAAGPAPRPVHERTEEPPVPATPQTATEPPPGAGPAPARPAARAGGLPQRVPGTSMAGQLRDGRRRPATAMDRRPLDSIESAFTQLQEALTDPEEDSDR; from the coding sequence ATGTCCGCAACCACCCATCCCGCCCACGCCGGGCGCCCCATGCGCCTGCGTACGCTCCTTCGCATCCTGGCCGCGGTCGTCACGGCGGCGCTCGCGGCCCTCGCCGCGGTCGGCGCCGTCCGGGAGCTGAACCGGGCCGGGGCCGTGCAGGACTACGCCGACACCCTCGACCGGCTCCAGCAGCCGTCGTTCGCGCTCGTCACCGAGCTGCAGGCCGAGCGCCGCATGACCGCGCTGCACTGGGCCCGCGGCCCGGTCAACGCCGCCCAGCTCGGCAACCAGCAGGCCCTGACCGACGAGGCCGCCTTCGCCCTCCGCGAGCTGGCGGACGAGGCCCCCGACACCGCCGTCCGCCCGCCGCTCGAAGCCGCCCTGCGGGGCGTCGCCGGCCTCGCCGGGGTACGCGAACGCGCCGCCGAGCGTTCCGGGGACCGGGACGAGGCCCTGGAGGCGTACACCCGCGCCATCGAGCAGACCATCGCCGTGCACATCCGGGTACGCGCCCACAACGGCAGCCTCGCCCAGGGTTCCCGCCCGCTGACCGCCCTGCTCCAGGCCGGCGAGTCACTGGCGCTCCAGGACACCCTGCTGGCGGGCGCGAAGGACGGCCGGCTGTCCGCGGCGGACCACGCCCGCTTCGCCCAGGCCGTCGGCGTGCAGCGGTTCGCGTACGGCACGCTGGCGGGCCCGCTGCTGCCCGGCGGGGAGAAGGCCCGCTACGACGCCGTCACCGACTCGAAGGAGTGGGCGGAGAAGACCCGGATCGAGGACGAGGTGCTCGGCGTGAGCCGGGAATCCGGCAGCCCCGTGAGGCTGCCCGCCGCGACCGCCGGGTGGCAGGAGACGTACGAGCACCTCGGCCCGGGCCTCGCGGGGCTGGCCACCGCCCGGATCCAGGCGCTGGCCGGCGACGCGGACGACCGGGCAGGCGAGCTGCGTATGACGGCGTACGCCATCGCCGCCGGCGGCGTCGTACTGGTCGCGATCGTGCTCGGCACCGTGCTGTGGATCAGCCGCACCATCGTGCGCCGGGCCGAGGAGGTGCGCTCCAGCGCGCTGGGCGTCGCCCGGCGGCAGTTGCCGCAGATGATCGTCAGGCTCCAGCGCGGCGAGGAGGTCGACCTGTCGGCGCTGCCCACGCAGGTCGCCGCGGCCGACGAGTTCGGCGAGATCTCCAACGTCGTCGCCCGGCTGGCGGAGGAGGTGGTCGAGGCGGCGCGGCTGGTGCACGAGGAGCGGTTCGGCTTCGAGAAGTTCGCCGAGGGCGTCACCATGCGGTCCGTCACCCTCATCTTCGCCGTGCTGCGCACGCTGGACGAACTGCAGCACCGCTACGCCGACACCGACCCCGCGCTGCTGTCCGAGCTGTACGGGCTGGACCACCTCACCGTGCGGGTGCGCCGCCAGTTGGAGAACCTGCTGGTGCTCTCCGGCGGCGCGGTCACCAACCCGCACACCGAACCCGTGCACATCGCCAACCTGATCGTCGACGCCGCCGGCGAGTCCCGCGGCTTCGCCCAGGTCACCAAGGAGTTCCAGGCCGAGGCGTGGGTGGTGCCGGAGGTGGCGGGGGAGCTGACCCACCTGATCGCCGAGCTGATCGAGAACGCCACCACCTACTCGCCCAGCGGCTACGAGGTCTTCGTCCGCGCCACCCACACCGCCACCGGCGTCGCCATCGAGGTCGAGGACAAGGGGCGGGCGCCGGAGAGCTGGTACTTCGAGGCGCTCAACGGGCGGCTGCTGGACGTGCCGCCCTACGCGGTGCTCGCCAAGTCCTCCGACCAGCTCGGCCTCTTCGTGGTCGGGCAGTTGGCGCAGCGCCACGGGGTACGGGTCACGCTCCAGCAGGGCCGCTTCGGCGGCGTGCTGGCGGTGGTGCTGGTGCCGTCCGCGCTGCTGACCGGCGCGCCGGAGCAGTTGGCGGACCGCACCCCGGTACGCAAGCCGCCGCCGGGGCGCTCCGGGCCGCGGCCCGCGAAGCGGCGCGAGCCGACGGCGGCCGGTCTGGTACGCCGCGAGCCGGCGCGCGCCGGCGGGCCGACCGGTCCGGTACGCCCCATCGACCCGGCGCCCGGCCTGGCACCGGCCCGCCCGGCGGACGACGGCGCACAGGGCCCGGAGCGTGACCGCCCGGCGGCACCCGTCGAGCCCGAGCCCGAGCCCGAGCCCGAGCCCGAGCCCGAGCCCGAGCCCGAGCCCGGGACCGCCCCCGCCGCGCCCGCCGCCCCCGAGCACGTACGCGCCGAGGAACCCCTGCCCGTACGCGCCAGGAAGCCCCACCCGGAACCGGCCGCCGGGCCGGCGCCGCGACCCGTACACGAACGGACCGAGGAGCCGCCTGTCCCCGCCACCCCCCAGACCGCGACCGAGCCGCCCCCCGGGGCCGGGCCGGCGCCCGCGCGTCCCGCCGCCCGCGCCGGCGGGCTGCCCCAGCGCGTACCCGGCACCAGCATGGCCGGCCAACTGCGCGACGGCAGGCGCCGGCCCGCCACCGCCATGGACCGACGCCCGCTCGACAGCATCGAGTCGGCGTTCACCCAGCTTCAGGAAGCCCTGACCGACCCGGAGGAAGACAGCGACCGATGA